The Streptomyces seoulensis genome contains a region encoding:
- a CDS encoding DUF6314 family protein, translating into MTGGEWWPVADALGFLAGRWRVTRTVRDLSGADEGHFEGHTAFGPLPDGADGLLHEEAGEFTWQGVTRPATRTLRFLPGAVPGTADVRFADGRPFHDLDLRGGRHVAGHPCAADFYRGEFTVTDAGHWRSVWRVGGPRKDLVLTTDYVREG; encoded by the coding sequence GTGACCGGCGGCGAGTGGTGGCCGGTGGCCGACGCGCTCGGGTTCCTCGCCGGGCGGTGGCGGGTCACGCGGACCGTGCGGGACCTCTCGGGCGCGGACGAGGGGCACTTCGAGGGGCACACCGCCTTCGGGCCGCTGCCGGACGGTGCGGACGGGCTGCTGCACGAGGAGGCCGGGGAGTTCACCTGGCAGGGGGTGACGCGGCCCGCGACACGCACGCTGCGGTTCCTTCCGGGGGCGGTGCCGGGCACGGCGGACGTGCGGTTCGCGGACGGGCGGCCCTTCCACGACCTGGATCTGCGCGGCGGGCGGCACGTCGCGGGGCACCCCTGCGCGGCCGACTTCTACCGGGGCGAGTTCACCGTCACCGACGCCGGTCACTGGCGTTCGGTGTGGCGGGTCGGCGGACCGAGGAAGGACCTCGTGCTCACCACGGACTACGTGCGCGAGGGCTGA